A section of the Methanosarcina mazei S-6 genome encodes:
- a CDS encoding ABC transporter permease, protein MIQGKVIYVLWRREMIKYFRARSRVAGAIGMPAFMLVFQGMGFRKVEFPGLPDSIGYFQYLVPGIIGMTLLFTAAYAGMSVIMDKQFGFLKEVMVTPASRISIVLGMISGSATTSLIQALIIMMMSVLLGFRLPLIPAILSSLVIMVLISMIFINIGLILSSVLKDFHGFSTVINFIAFPLFLLSGALFPVSNLPAPIRILSYFDPLTYGVDALRGVLIGHCEFSIVLDVCVLLTLSVLMICASGYFFQRAEMI, encoded by the coding sequence GTGATTCAGGGAAAAGTCATCTATGTCCTCTGGCGGCGTGAGATGATAAAGTACTTCAGGGCAAGGTCAAGGGTTGCGGGTGCTATTGGCATGCCGGCTTTTATGCTGGTATTTCAGGGAATGGGCTTTAGAAAAGTGGAATTTCCGGGCCTGCCCGACTCGATAGGATATTTTCAATACCTGGTGCCGGGCATTATAGGGATGACCCTTCTTTTTACGGCTGCTTATGCAGGCATGAGCGTCATAATGGATAAGCAGTTTGGGTTTTTAAAAGAAGTAATGGTGACGCCTGCAAGCAGAATCTCTATTGTCCTCGGGATGATATCCGGAAGTGCAACCACTTCACTCATTCAGGCACTTATTATTATGATGATGTCGGTATTACTTGGTTTCAGGCTGCCTCTTATTCCTGCAATTCTGTCCTCTCTGGTGATAATGGTTCTTATATCGATGATCTTTATAAATATAGGATTGATTCTGTCATCCGTACTGAAAGACTTTCACGGGTTCAGCACGGTTATTAATTTTATTGCGTTCCCTCTGTTTCTTTTATCCGGGGCTTTATTTCCGGTCTCAAATTTGCCAGCCCCAATCAGGATTCTGTCTTATTTTGATCCGCTGACATACGGTGTGGATGCTTTAAGGGGAGTATTGATTGGTCATTGTGAATTCTCAATTGTTCTGGATGTATGTGTCCTTTTAACACTCTCGGTCCTGATGATCTGCGCCAGTGGTTATTTCTTCCAGAGGGCAGAGATGATATAA
- a CDS encoding YIP1 family protein, with protein MDNLNLNNLLFDPNSFFEEKSRNDVDLKYPVLILLVVAVIAMVSSFLAMNQLRGLLPSEMSSYISTTAILFGVIWGLIWVFLIWVIVAGILYSISYVFESKGSFKRTLEFVGYGFVPKIFSSLINVFVTYKLTPSIDFSLQDPQLIAESTTQMFSNNPLYYTSQIVGILCLLLSAYIWVFALLHARNMSIKNATLAVGIPVGLYVVYLLYLFLFTSGSI; from the coding sequence ATGGATAATTTAAACCTGAATAATCTGTTATTTGATCCAAATTCATTTTTCGAGGAAAAGTCGAGAAATGATGTCGATCTTAAGTATCCTGTATTGATATTACTTGTAGTTGCTGTAATTGCAATGGTTTCAAGTTTTCTGGCTATGAATCAATTGCGTGGACTGCTTCCTTCTGAGATGAGTTCATATATATCGACTACAGCAATTCTTTTCGGTGTCATTTGGGGTTTGATCTGGGTCTTTCTAATCTGGGTTATAGTAGCTGGAATTTTATATTCAATATCATATGTGTTTGAATCAAAAGGTTCTTTCAAAAGGACGTTAGAGTTTGTAGGTTATGGATTTGTGCCAAAAATATTTAGCAGTTTAATAAATGTTTTTGTAACATACAAACTTACACCTTCGATAGATTTTTCATTACAGGACCCGCAGCTTATAGCTGAAAGTACAACACAGATGTTCTCAAATAATCCCCTGTATTATACCTCACAAATAGTTGGAATTTTATGCCTCTTACTGTCTGCATACATATGGGTATTTGCACTTTTACACGCGCGAAATATGTCAATTAAAAATGCCACCCTTGCTGTCGGTATTCCAGTAGGCCTGTACGTTGTTTACCTATTATATTTATTCCTGTTTACTTCAGGAAGCATTTAA
- a CDS encoding cytochrome c biogenesis protein: MACAEPVTIQYFHQKGCHDCEITDPIVDRIEAQYENMVITRIETSTADGFNQWNKYGFLEVPAIVINNETKIPKEEITEEKLKTLIDEYLVEEENITEYTTEEVTRKEQEIEYINTDLNLPFAYSLGLFAGFSPCLMAILGFLLSFTAGTSNSAKSGMVRATVFGLGLVGSYLLLGLCLLSFRKSIPDLESFSFVTGVIVILIGLNLLGVLKSPVVLDNYFQSSARKYAGTLGGVFFLGILFSFVKVPCTASIPCTA, encoded by the coding sequence GTGGCCTGTGCAGAACCTGTCACAATCCAGTATTTCCATCAAAAAGGTTGTCATGATTGTGAAATAACCGATCCTATTGTCGATCGAATAGAAGCTCAATATGAGAACATGGTTATAACAAGAATTGAAACCAGTACTGCTGACGGTTTCAATCAATGGAACAAGTATGGTTTTCTTGAAGTCCCGGCTATTGTGATAAACAATGAAACAAAAATTCCCAAAGAAGAAATTACTGAAGAAAAGCTAAAAACTTTAATTGATGAATATCTTGTGGAAGAGGAAAATATTACTGAATATACTACAGAAGAGGTAACGAGAAAAGAACAGGAAATCGAGTATATAAACACAGACCTGAATTTGCCATTTGCCTATTCTCTCGGACTTTTTGCAGGTTTTTCACCCTGCCTGATGGCTATACTTGGATTTCTTTTAAGCTTTACTGCAGGGACGAGCAATAGTGCGAAAAGTGGAATGGTACGTGCAACAGTGTTTGGATTAGGGCTGGTGGGTTCTTACTTATTATTGGGCCTGTGTTTACTCTCATTCCGAAAGTCAATTCCAGATTTGGAAAGCTTTTCTTTTGTTACAGGCGTCATTGTAATTCTCATTGGATTAAACCTTCTGGGGGTCTTGAAATCTCCTGTAGTTCTGGATAATTATTTTCAGAGTTCTGCCAGGAAATATGCAGGTACTCTGGGTGGAGTTTTCTTTCTTGGGATATTGTTTTCGTTTGTAAAAGTTCCCTGCACTGCCTCAATACCCTGTACTGCTTAA
- a CDS encoding LolA family protein: MNESDAEDTELIAEEIAAKMQEKENSIEDSSYTLCMTTYFEGEKTQESEFDIMYKKPNMKKTITKGTENESVMIYDGKIEWLYDPETNVVQKIIVPEEYQFEIDYFKLFNDTLSEYNISVHGNDTIDGRIVYFLEAKPKEGREESILIDEINIWVDEETWIPLKYEIYQGKQRMEIEIQNLKINTGVQDSEFVFDIPEGAEVVTMNFEDLLNKNMSEEQIKVTADGGKETTMIAII; encoded by the coding sequence ATGAATGAATCGGACGCAGAAGACACTGAACTGATTGCAGAAGAAATTGCAGCAAAGATGCAGGAAAAAGAAAACAGCATTGAGGATTCTTCATATACTCTTTGTATGACGACGTATTTTGAAGGAGAGAAAACACAGGAAAGTGAATTTGATATCATGTACAAAAAGCCGAATATGAAGAAAACAATTACAAAAGGGACAGAGAATGAAAGTGTAATGATTTACGATGGAAAAATTGAGTGGTTGTACGATCCCGAAACAAATGTTGTCCAGAAAATAATAGTTCCTGAAGAGTATCAATTCGAAATTGATTACTTCAAGCTCTTTAACGATACTTTAAGTGAATATAATATTTCTGTGCATGGGAATGATACGATTGATGGGAGAATTGTATATTTCCTTGAAGCGAAACCGAAAGAGGGAAGAGAAGAAAGCATTTTGATTGACGAGATTAATATCTGGGTTGATGAAGAAACCTGGATACCCCTGAAGTATGAAATTTACCAGGGTAAGCAAAGAATGGAAATCGAGATTCAAAACTTAAAGATTAACACCGGAGTTCAGGATTCCGAATTTGTGTTTGATATACCTGAAGGAGCAGAAGTAGTTACAATGAACTTTGAAGATTTGCTTAATAAAAATATGTCCGAGGAACAAATAAAGGTTACTGCCGATGGAGGGAAAGAAACAACCATGATAGCTATTATTTGA
- a CDS encoding ABC transporter ATP-binding protein, protein MISAAISTKNLYKKYGSRFVLENLSLNVEKGSIYGFLGQNGAGKTTTIKLLSGLSTPTQGQVFVDGMDLSSESGKIKQILGLVPQDSGFYDERTALSHMIYYGRLKGLSKKESVEQSRVLLDQVGLGNEIFKRVGYFSHGMKTRLGIAQALLNNPKVLILDEPTNGLDPVGIRQIRQILRECNNKGITVFLSSHNLLEIQEICTHVGILDKGKLIAESAIEKIRHLESNGVITVGVYNLSSEMISLIESLEFVVKTELKAEHTLDIYVNSGIDFKPEINRLIVESGGKVFKLIENSLSLEDAFFDATGIKF, encoded by the coding sequence ATAATTTCCGCGGCTATTTCTACCAAAAACCTGTACAAAAAATACGGCTCTCGTTTTGTTCTCGAAAATCTTTCCCTAAATGTAGAAAAAGGGAGTATCTATGGTTTTTTGGGCCAGAACGGTGCCGGAAAAACAACTACAATAAAATTACTTTCAGGGCTTTCAACACCTACGCAGGGGCAAGTTTTTGTTGATGGCATGGACCTTTCTTCCGAATCAGGAAAGATTAAACAGATTCTGGGACTGGTCCCCCAGGATTCCGGTTTTTACGACGAACGGACTGCCTTAAGCCACATGATCTATTACGGCAGATTGAAAGGCCTGAGCAAAAAAGAAAGCGTGGAACAATCCAGGGTTTTATTGGACCAGGTTGGACTTGGCAATGAAATTTTCAAAAGGGTGGGCTATTTTTCCCATGGTATGAAAACACGACTGGGAATTGCGCAGGCTCTTTTGAATAATCCAAAAGTACTGATCCTTGATGAACCCACAAACGGCCTTGACCCTGTTGGAATCCGGCAAATCCGGCAAATTCTTCGTGAGTGCAATAACAAGGGAATCACGGTATTTCTTTCGTCCCATAACCTTCTGGAAATACAGGAAATCTGTACCCATGTCGGAATTCTGGATAAAGGCAAGCTTATTGCTGAAAGTGCAATTGAAAAAATCCGCCACTTAGAGTCAAATGGGGTTATTACGGTTGGGGTCTACAATCTCTCATCTGAAATGATTTCTTTAATTGAAAGTCTGGAATTCGTAGTAAAAACCGAATTGAAAGCTGAACATACTCTGGATATTTATGTAAACTCCGGAATAGATTTCAAACCAGAAATAAACAGATTAATTGTTGAAAGTGGAGGCAAAGTTTTCAAACTTATAGAAAACTCTCTCTCATTGGAAGATGCGTTCTTTGATGCTACCGGAATAAAATTTTAA
- a CDS encoding ABC transporter permease has product MTLISSFDIVSSETETGSVRYILSKVQRSSFILGKFFFLFLVFMSASSGIALISLIYQYSTGNAFQFESIILFWISSSLYLGCFIGIFLFISTLSANNKISFTMSVVFLGILIFFILQGNESYLKYITPFFYGIKNMEFMKGFPVGAGYLTAFESLFSMFLYILVFLSMSLLAIKRRDL; this is encoded by the coding sequence ATGACTTTGATATCATCTTTTGATATCGTAAGCAGCGAAACTGAAACAGGGTCGGTAAGATACATTCTCTCCAAGGTCCAGAGGTCATCTTTTATTTTAGGGAAATTTTTCTTTCTATTTCTGGTATTTATGTCCGCTTCCTCCGGAATTGCACTTATAAGCCTGATATATCAGTATTCCACAGGAAATGCCTTTCAGTTCGAAAGTATTATTTTATTCTGGATTTCCTCAAGCCTTTATCTGGGATGCTTCATAGGTATTTTTTTATTCATCTCAACATTGTCTGCAAACAACAAAATTTCATTTACAATGTCCGTGGTCTTTCTTGGGATTTTGATATTTTTCATTTTACAGGGAAATGAGAGTTATCTGAAATATATCACCCCCTTCTTTTACGGGATTAAAAATATGGAGTTCATGAAAGGCTTCCCGGTTGGAGCTGGATACCTCACGGCTTTTGAAAGCCTGTTTTCAATGTTCCTGTACATACTGGTCTTTTTATCCATGAGTTTGCTGGCCATTAAAAGGAGGGATTTATAA
- a CDS encoding winged helix-turn-helix transcriptional regulator, whose amino-acid sequence MKPKTRHLVFTSIKLQKKLIVCLLFFLLTTIVGKTNVLNNPNRDSVYTYIEANPGVCFSDIAKNTGLNRRTVQYHIQVLETQYKIEVYKEGGRIRCFQNSTYSEKEKKILVTSQNITNKRIISEILNGKCNTNVALAREIGISKGTVSWYMKNLKEIGFIKETKRGKNIIYKINISYKHLIERYK is encoded by the coding sequence GTGAAACCGAAAACTAGACATTTAGTCTTTACCAGCATTAAGCTTCAAAAGAAGCTTATCGTCTGTTTGCTATTTTTCCTTTTAACAACAATTGTAGGGAAAACAAATGTACTTAATAATCCTAACCGAGATAGCGTTTATACCTATATTGAAGCCAACCCTGGAGTTTGTTTTAGTGACATTGCAAAAAATACTGGCTTGAACAGGAGGACAGTCCAGTATCACATACAAGTTCTGGAAACTCAATATAAAATTGAAGTTTACAAGGAGGGCGGAAGAATAAGGTGTTTCCAAAACTCAACATATAGTGAAAAGGAAAAGAAAATTCTTGTTACCTCTCAAAACATAACGAATAAAAGGATAATTTCAGAAATATTAAATGGTAAGTGTAATACAAACGTAGCTCTTGCGCGTGAGATTGGAATTTCCAAGGGCACAGTTAGCTGGTATATGAAAAATCTTAAGGAAATTGGTTTTATAAAGGAAACAAAAAGAGGAAAAAATATAATCTATAAAATAAACATTTCGTACAAACACTTGATAGAAAGATACAAGTAA
- a CDS encoding cytochrome c biogenesis CcdA family protein — protein sequence MACAEPVTIQYFHQKGCHDCEITDPIVDRIEAQYENMVISKIETSTADGFNQWNKYGFLEVPAIVINNETKIPKEEITEEKLKTLIDEYLVEEENITEYTTEEVTRKEQEIEYINTDLNLPFAYSLGLFAGFSPCLMAILGFLLSFTAGTSNSAKSGMVRATVFGLGLVGSYLLLGLCLLSFRKSIPDLESFSFVTGIIVILIGLNLLGILKSPVVLDNYFQSSARKYAGTLGGVFFLGILFSFVKVPCTAPMLLVLLNKTITNGTVNDLALLLAFSGGVLTPFIGVGMIGGYTLSKQIRSYKMYLKKISGFVLILLGLWIMA from the coding sequence GTGGCCTGTGCAGAACCTGTCACAATCCAGTATTTCCATCAAAAAGGTTGTCATGATTGTGAAATAACTGATCCTATTGTCGATCGAATAGAAGCTCAATATGAGAACATGGTTATATCAAAAATTGAAACCAGTACTGCTGACGGTTTCAACCAATGGAATAAATATGGTTTTCTTGAAGTCCCGGCTATTGTGATAAACAATGAAACAAAAATTCCCAAAGAAGAAATTACTGAAGAAAAGCTAAAAACTTTAATTGATGAATATCTTGTGGAAGAGGAAAATATTACTGAATATACTACAGAAGAGGTAACGAGAAAAGAACAGGAAATCGAGTATATAAACACAGACCTGAATTTGCCATTTGCCTATTCTCTCGGACTTTTTGCAGGTTTTTCACCCTGCCTGATGGCTATACTTGGATTTCTTTTAAGCTTTACTGCAGGGACGAGCAATAGTGCGAAAAGTGGAATGGTACGTGCAACAGTGTTTGGATTAGGGCTGGTGGGTTCTTACTTATTATTGGGCCTGTGTTTACTCTCATTCCGAAAGTCAATTCCAGATTTGGAAAGCTTTTCTTTTGTTACAGGCATCATTGTAATTCTCATCGGGTTAAACCTTCTGGGGATCTTAAAATCTCCTGTAGTTCTGGATAATTATTTTCAGAGTTCTGCCAGGAAATATGCAGGTACTCTGGGTGGAGTTTTCTTTCTTGGGATATTGTTTTCGTTTGTAAAAGTTCCCTGCACTGCTCCAATGCTCCTTGTACTGCTCAACAAGACTATTACAAACGGGACTGTTAATGATCTGGCTCTATTGCTTGCTTTCAGCGGAGGGGTGTTGACACCTTTTATTGGAGTTGGTATGATAGGGGGCTATACTCTGTCCAAGCAGATTCGTTCATATAAAATGTATCTAAAAAAAATTAGTGGATTTGTGCTTATTTTACTGGGTTTATGGATTATGGCCTGA
- a CDS encoding LolA family protein, with protein MASKKSLFLAFTIIIFAIIYCGFEERANSESISKNLINKQQDIYDISYDEKLTMFIGNESIITESSFLIKNPNMYKRVDRVNSSTCLTIGSDGILTWEYDPITNKTWLINDTSQNSIQTTPTYSEFINSISDNCTINYKGIEYLGEVKTYKLEVISSKLNEPESWSRLLWIDPKIWMPLKIQSYNGDKLLMTLEYENYSINSGIKDTEFKFKPIEGTEVINI; from the coding sequence ATGGCATCAAAAAAGAGTTTATTCCTTGCTTTTACAATAATTATTTTTGCAATTATTTATTGTGGTTTTGAGGAAAGAGCAAACTCAGAATCGATCTCTAAGAACTTAATAAATAAACAACAAGATATATATGATATATCTTATGATGAAAAATTGACTATGTTTATAGGAAATGAATCTATAATCACTGAATCTAGTTTTCTTATCAAAAATCCCAATATGTATAAAAGAGTCGATCGGGTAAATTCTTCCACATGTTTAACAATTGGCTCAGATGGGATACTAACATGGGAGTATGATCCAATTACAAACAAAACATGGTTAATCAATGACACTTCACAGAATTCTATACAGACCACTCCAACATATAGTGAATTTATTAATTCTATATCAGATAATTGTACTATAAACTACAAAGGTATTGAATATTTAGGAGAAGTCAAAACTTATAAACTAGAAGTAATTTCGAGTAAACTAAACGAGCCTGAAAGCTGGAGTCGTCTATTATGGATTGATCCCAAAATCTGGATGCCGTTAAAGATCCAAAGTTATAACGGTGACAAACTTCTGATGACACTAGAATATGAGAATTATTCTATAAATTCAGGCATAAAAGATACTGAATTTAAATTTAAACCTATAGAAGGTACTGAGGTGATTAATATATGA
- a CDS encoding winged helix-turn-helix transcriptional regulator, which yields MEPRTTHLIFTSTKLEKKLIICLLFFILATTAEATEYTVSPFPSDQSGASINGEEVIELKDFTVYWQFLLWLALMHVLSIIDILLNPAKLIFAILGFRIVDGVNVLDNPARDSIYAYIKANPGVCFSDIAKSMGLNRGTVKYHIQILETQKKIDVYKDSGKIRYFQNNSMYGEREKKVLVASQSITNQRIISEILNGKCNTNVELAREIGVSRGTISWYMKNLKEIGLIKETKRGRSIIYKINISYKNLIERYK from the coding sequence GTGGAACCGAGGACTACACATTTAATCTTTACCAGCACTAAGCTTGAAAAAAAGCTTATCATCTGTTTACTATTTTTTATTCTAGCAACAACAGCCGAGGCTACCGAATATACTGTAAGTCCTTTTCCGAGCGATCAATCTGGAGCTTCAATTAATGGAGAAGAAGTAATAGAACTTAAGGACTTTACAGTTTACTGGCAGTTCCTCCTGTGGCTGGCCCTGATGCACGTATTATCGATAATAGATATACTGCTGAACCCTGCAAAGCTTATTTTCGCAATACTCGGGTTCCGAATTGTAGATGGAGTAAACGTACTTGACAATCCTGCCCGGGATAGCATTTATGCCTATATTAAAGCTAATCCTGGAGTCTGTTTTAGTGATATTGCGAAAAGTATGGGCTTGAACAGGGGAACGGTTAAGTATCACATACAAATTCTGGAAACTCAAAAAAAAATTGATGTTTATAAAGACAGTGGAAAAATAAGGTATTTCCAGAATAACTCCATGTATGGTGAAAGAGAAAAGAAAGTTCTTGTGGCTTCTCAAAGCATAACGAATCAAAGGATAATCTCAGAAATATTAAATGGTAAATGCAATACAAACGTGGAGCTTGCGCGTGAAATTGGAGTCTCAAGGGGTACGATTAGCTGGTATATGAAAAACCTTAAGGAAATAGGCCTTATAAAGGAAACAAAAAGAGGAAGAAGTATAATCTATAAAATAAACATTTCGTACAAAAACCTGATAGAAAGATACAAGTAA
- the tnpA gene encoding IS200/IS605-like element ISMma21 family transposase, giving the protein MELHSFSHGYGQITYHIVLVPKYRYSIFYNKRIKKDCELIFSNICTKNGYKIHAMEVVDNHVHLFLEFHPSNSLSEVIQYLKGGSSYRLFKLHPDLKKQYWGGSLWSNGKFYRSVGNVTADTIKHYIKESQGKPSEESQLYRFMRSEQRKLDDF; this is encoded by the coding sequence TTGGAATTACACAGTTTTAGCCATGGCTATGGTCAGATTACCTACCACATCGTGTTGGTGCCTAAGTATCGATACAGTATATTCTACAATAAGCGAATTAAAAAAGATTGCGAGTTAATTTTCAGTAACATTTGCACTAAAAATGGCTACAAAATACATGCAATGGAAGTAGTAGACAATCATGTTCACTTGTTTCTGGAATTCCATCCAAGTAATTCTCTGTCAGAGGTAATTCAATATTTGAAAGGAGGCAGTTCTTACAGACTGTTCAAGCTCCATCCTGATCTTAAAAAACAGTATTGGGGTGGAAGTCTATGGTCAAATGGAAAGTTCTATCGATCCGTTGGAAACGTAACTGCTGATACAATTAAGCATTACATTAAAGAATCGCAAGGAAAACCGAGTGAAGAGTCTCAATTGTATAGATTCATGAGATCCGAGCAAAGAAAACTTGATGATTTCTAA
- a CDS encoding pyridoxamine 5'-phosphate oxidase family protein, producing MVKLSNEMVEDFAKMKIFPFATASRNGDPNVIPIGFCKLQEDRETIWIADNYFHKTRHNLEENPRGAIYVWGPEIKGCYQIKGDFEIKTDGEEYENMYKTVKKMGERFPAKALAIMKITEVYECKSGDGAGKQLL from the coding sequence ATGGTAAAATTAAGCAACGAAATGGTAGAAGACTTTGCAAAAATGAAGATCTTTCCCTTTGCAACTGCTTCCAGAAATGGAGATCCGAATGTCATACCAATTGGCTTTTGTAAGCTTCAGGAAGATCGAGAGACAATATGGATTGCGGATAACTACTTCCATAAGACTCGCCACAACCTTGAAGAAAATCCAAGGGGAGCAATCTATGTATGGGGTCCCGAGATCAAGGGCTGCTATCAGATAAAAGGGGATTTCGAGATTAAAACTGACGGGGAAGAATATGAGAATATGTATAAGACTGTCAAGAAAATGGGAGAGAGGTTCCCTGCAAAAGCCCTTGCCATCATGAAGATCACGGAAGTTTACGAGTGCAAATCCGGCGATGGAGCTGGAAAGCAGCTTCTCTAA